The following coding sequences are from one Eucalyptus grandis isolate ANBG69807.140 chromosome 11, ASM1654582v1, whole genome shotgun sequence window:
- the LOC104425759 gene encoding chromophore lyase CRL, chloroplastic: protein MSSETDGKGWSKAARGVVVKALLVAGGALLLRRLTKSTTRWDHARFVSHSLSGEKFSKEQAARDPDNYFNIRLLTCPAAEMVDGSRVLYFEQAFWRTPQKPFRQRFLLVKPCPKELKCDVEVSSFAIRDMEEYKNFCDRPKDQRPQPAEVIDDVAEHLTTIYMKRCDRGKRCLYEGSTPPSGFPNSWNGAAYSTSELAVLKNHELHFWERGYDEDGQQVWGPKNGPYEFKPAPSSSFSDVFSLKFPLPQSMEKSIEGSFVLQE, encoded by the exons ATGAGTTCGGAGACGGACGGGAAGGGGTGGAGCAAGGCGGCGAGGGGAGTGGTCGTCAAGGCGTTGCTGGTGGCGGGGGGcgctctcctcctccgccgtctCACCAAGTCCACCACTCGATGGGACCACGCCCGCTTCGTCTCTCACTCCCTTTCCGGCGAAAAG TTCTCCAAGGAGCAAGCCGCCAGAGATCCCGATAATTACTTCAACATCAG ATTACTTACGTGCCCCGCCGCTGAGATGGTGGACGGCTCGAGGGTCCTCTATTTCGAACAg GCGTTCTGGAGAACTCCCCAGAAGCCCTTTCGCCAG AGGTTTCTGTTGGTCAAGCCCTGTCCAAAAGAGCTGAAATGCGATGTTGAG GTTAGCTCATTTGCCATCAGAGACATGGAAGAGTATAAGAACTTCTGCGATCGTCCAAAAGACCAGAGGCCACAACCTGCTGAAGTGATCGAC GATGTTGCAGAGCACTTGACAACAATATATATGAAGCGTTGTGATCGTGGAAAGCGTTGCTTATACGAAGGTTCAACTCCACCTAGCGGGTTCCCTAATTCGTGG AATGGGGCAGCCTACTCTACTTCTGAACTTGCAGTTTTGAAGAACCACGAATTACATTTTTGGGAGAGGGGATACGATGAGGATGGACAGCAG GTTTGGGGACCCAAGAATGGTCCATACGAGTTTAAGCCTGCACCATCCTCGAGCTTCAGTGATGTGTTCTCTCTAAAGTTTCCTCTTCCACAATCCATGGAGAAAAGTATAGAGGGATCATTTGTTTTGCAGGAATGA